The Punica granatum isolate Tunisia-2019 chromosome 4, ASM765513v2, whole genome shotgun sequence genome has a window encoding:
- the LOC116203212 gene encoding probable thiol methyltransferase 2, with protein sequence MTRALQLYSAVACRPLPPRLLDGSCRTKVAAAMNSSSPSHGREVKLKAAESESSARFDRVQQLLRSDPAGGWEKCWEEGVTPWDLGKPTPIIEHLHRIGALPKGRALVPGCGTGYDVVAIACPERHVIGLDISDIAIKIAVEVSSSLPNANYFTFLKEDFFTWQPNELFDLIFDYTFFCAICPEMRLAWAQRIAELLKTDGELITLMFPISDHVGGPPYKVSVSDYEEVLHPMGFKAISIVDNELAIGPRKGREKLGRWKRLSTQSAF encoded by the exons ATGACCCGAGCGCTGCAACTCTACTCCGCCGTCGCTTGCCGCCCCCTTCCGCCGAGGCTCCTCGACGGCTCTTGCCGGACCAAAGTGGCGGCGGCTATGAACTCCTCGTCCCCAAGCCATGGCAGGGAGGTGAAACTCAAGGCAGCCGAATCCGAGTCCAGTGCTCGTTTCGATAGGGTGCAGCAGCTTTTAAGGAGTGACCCAGCTG GTGGTTGGGAGAAATGCTGGGAGGAAGGAGTTACCCCGTGGGATTTGGGGAAACCGACGCCTATTATCGAACACCTTCACCGGATTGGAGCCCTCCCTAAGGGCAGGGCACTTGTCCCAGGCTGTGGTACG GGTTATGATGTGGTGGCAATTGCTTGCCCTGAACGCCATGTTATTGGACTCGACATATCAGATATTGCCATCAAGATAGCAGTAGAG GTTTCCTCGTCGCTGCCAAATGCAAATTATTTTACCTTCCTGAAGGAGGACTTCTTCACTTGGCAACCAAATGaattatttgatttgatttttgacTATAC GTTCTTTTGTGCCATCTGTCCGGAAATGAGATTAGCATGGGCACAGCGGATAGCAGAGTTGTTAAAAACTGATGGCGAGCTCATCACTCTGATGTTTCCT ATCAGTGATCACGTTGGCGGACCACCTTATAAAGTATCCGTATCAGA TTATGAAGAGGTGCTGCATCCCATGGGTTTTAAGGCAATATCTATTGTGGATAATGAACTTGCTATTGGTCCTCGAAAG GGACGGGAGAAGCTCGGAAGGTGGAAGAGGCTCTCCACCCAATCTGCATTTTGA
- the LOC116203210 gene encoding outer envelope pore protein 37, chloroplastic, with translation MAEPSPPSPSPPNPNYVVPPTLPGDQPLPSPPGSDPQPRFLFPFPKRPFLRVTSEYDSDSSIFLHKVSCKLFDSLAKLKLSFQNNNKGEIAEPQVAFSSKYLSIHYDVEEQNALIRSSFDVGPRLHLRATHDVKAKQGEVAMVADLVEPGYALELSSPVPTVGLPIATFKFPLGEISLQEREKGEEVKRTLSVNGIVKGQVLNGVCTAQYSEEELKLRYTYKDEEMSFIPSISLPSNALSFAFKRRFDSNNKLSYWYNFDTNYWSAVYKHTYGKDYKLKAGYDSEVRLGWASLWVGDEDGKAKMAPMKLKVQFMLQVPQDDINSSVLMFRVKKRWDI, from the exons ATGGCGGAGCCATCTCCTCCCTCGCCGTCCCCTCCCAACCCCAACTACGTAGTCCCGCCCACGCTCCCCGGAGACCAGCCGCTCCCCTCGCCGCCGGGCTCTGACCCTCAGCCCCGGTTCCTCTTCCCGTTCCCGAAGCGGCCCTTCCTCCGGGTCACCTCCGAGTACGACAGCGACAGCTCCATCTTCCTCCACAAAGTCTCCTGCAAGCTCTTCGATAGCCTTGCCAAGCTCAAGCTCTCCTTCCAGAACAACAACAAGGGCGAGATCGCCGAGCCCCAGGTGGCCTTCTCCTCCAAGTACCTGTCCATACACTACGACGTGGAGGAGCAGAACGCCCTCATCCGATCCTCCTTCGATGTCGGCCCAAGGCTGCACCTCCGAGCCACTCACGATGTCAAG GCAAAACAAGGAGAGGTGGCGATGGTTGCAGATCTTGTTGAGCCTGGCTATGCTCTTGAACTCTCATCTCCTGTTCCAACAGTTGGTCTT CCAATAGCAACCTTTAAGTTCCCACTTGGTGAAATTTCATTGcaagagagggagaagggaGAGGAAGTGAAGAGAACACTGTCCGTAAATGGGATTGTCAAAGGTCAGGTTCTGAACGGGGTTTGCACTGCCCAATACAGCGAAGAGGAACTGAAACTGAGATACACATATAAG GATGAGGAGATGTCATTCATCCCAAGCATTTCTCTACCCTCAAATGCTTTATCGTTTGCATTCAAGCGACGGTTTGATTCCAACAATAAATTAAG TTATTGGTACAACTTCGATACCAACTACTGGAGCGCAGTATACAAGCACACTTATGGGAAAGACTACAAATTGAAAGCGGGCTATGATTCGGAGGTTCGTCTTGGTTGGGCATCTCTTTGG GTTGGAGATGAAGACGGGAAAGCCAAGATGGCGCCGATGAAGCTGAAGGTCCAGTTCATGCTCCAAGTTCCGCAGGACGATATCAACTCATCAGTTCTCATGTTTCGTGTCAAGAAGAGGTGGGACATATGA
- the LOC116204464 gene encoding type I inositol polyphosphate 5-phosphatase 12-like isoform X2: MDNRRMEDEDRDALASLSSTPPARKIHSYSQQLRASSATSHHRRSQIRKHSLDEERIPKNLGQFCESSDDDTEDFFPYSSTTASAAPDDDSVDLTYLSASRRISDPGDDPPPLPEFVGSGGGSGIFRVPIRAAVHPGRPPCHELRPHPLKETQVGKFLRNIACTDTQLWAGQESGVRFWNFDSAFEAGWGLGGRVRRGDEDAAPFHESVTTSPTLCLIVDSANRLVWSGHKDGRIRSWKMDQPVDDDTHFKEGLSWQAHRGPVHTMVMTSYGDLWSGGEGGVIKIWPWETIEKSLSLSSEEKHMAALLVERSFIDLKSQVTVNGTCSISSSDIKILLSDNVRGKVWAAQPLSFSLWSGRTRELLKVFNIEGQIENRADISPSPDQSVEDEMKVKFMATSKKEKPQGLLQRSRNAIMGAADAVRRVATKGAGAFVEDNKKTEALVLVADGMIWSGCSNGLLIQWDGNGNRLQDFHHVSCAVLCFCMFGTQIYVGYISGLVQILDLEGNVLAGWIAHSSPVIKLAVGGGNHIYSLATHGGIRGWSVASPGPIDNVIRTELATKEVIYTRWDNVKILIGTWNVGQGRASQEALMSWLGSVSSDVGIVVVGCQEVEMGAGFLAMSAAKESVGLEGSAIGHWWLDTIGKSLDEGNTFERMGSRQLAGLLIALWVRKSLRTHVGDVDVAAVPCGFGRAIGNKGGVGLRIRVYDRIMCFVNCHLAAHLEAVNRRNADFDHVYRTMAFSRSYNVLNSAAAGVSSSAQMPRNSNNANNNTEEGRPDLSEADMVVFLGDFNYRLFGISYDEARDFVSQRSFDWLREKDQLRAEMKAGKVFQGMREALIRFPPTYKFERHKPGLAGYDSGEKKRIPAWCDRILYRDNRSSSDSECSLECPVVASIMLYEACMDVTDSDHKPVRCKYSVNIAHVDRSVRREELGKIVTSNENIRSMLEEIRYVPETIVSTDNICLKNQDTHILRITNRSSKDTAVFKFICEGQTTVKEDAQSSPDYHPRGSYGLPRWLEITPAAGIIKPEQFVDVPIHHEEFHTLEEFVEGIPQNWWSEDTRDKEVILSLVIQGSCSTEVRSHRIHVRHCFSGKTVRMDSKSNSISKKGQGGGGGSSNQRTDHKSLNSSNDGNIDQQHF; this comes from the exons ATGGACAACCGCCGGATGGAGGACGAGGACAGGGACGCCCTCGCTTCCCTCAGCTCCACCCCCCCCGCCCGCAAGATCCACTCCTACAGCCAGCAGCTTCGCGCCTCCTCCGCCACCTCTCACCACCGCCGCTCCCAGATCCGCAAGCACTCCCTCGACGAGGAACGCATCCCCAAGAACCTCGGCCAGTTCTGCGAGTCCTCCGATGACGACACCGAGGACTTCTTCCCTTACTCATCCACCACCGCCTCCGCCGCCCCCGACGACGACTCCGTCGACCTCACCTACCTCTCCGCCTCCCGCCGCATCTCCGACCCCGGAGATGacccccctcccctccccgAGTTCGTCGGCAGCGGCGGTGGCTCCGGCATCTTCCGCGTCCCCATCAGAGCTGCCGTCCACCCTGGCCGCCCTCCCTGCCACGAACTGCGGCCCCACCCCCTGAAGGAGACTCAGGTTGGGAAATTCCTCCGGAACATCGCCTGTACGGACACCCAGCTGTGGGCCGGGCAGGAGAGCGGGGTCCGCTTCTGGAACTTTGACAGCGCCTTCGAGGCCGGGTGGGGGCTGGGTGGTCGGGTCCGGAGAGGGGACGAGGACGCTGCCCCTTTCCACGAGTCCGTCACGACCTCCCCTACCTTGTGCCTGATCGTGGACAGCGCGAATCGGCTCGTGTGGAGTGGCCACAAGGATGGGAGGATTCGGTCTTGGAAGATGGATCAGCCCGTGGACGACGACACCCATTTCAAGGAAGGCCTTTCTTGGCAGGCCCACCGCGGTCCTGTTCATACCATGGTTATGACTTCCTATG GTGACCTTTGGTCTGGCGGTGAAGGTGGCGTAATTAAGATCTGGCCGTGGGAAACCATTGAGAAATCTCTGTCTCTGTCATCGGAAGAAAAGCACATGGCTGCTCTACTCGTGGAGAGATCTTTCATCGACCTTAAGAGCCAAGTCACCGTTAATGGTACTTGCAGCATATCTTCTTCAGATATTAAGATCTTGTTGTCAGATAATGTTAGAGGCAAAGTTTGGGCCGCTCAGcctctctcattctctctatg GAGTGGTCGCACAAGGGAACTCTTGAAAGTGTTCAATATAGAGGGTCAGATTGAGAATCGGGCTGACATCTCACCTTCCCCAGATCAATCAGTAGAAGACGAAATGAAGGTCAAATTCATGGCCACATCGAAGAAGGAGAAGCCTCAGGGTCTCCTGCAGAGGTCGCGGAATGCTATAATGGGAGCTGCCGATGCTGTCCGTCGAGTAGCAACCAAAGGTGCTGGTGCGTTTGTGGAAGATAATAAGAAGACAGAAGCATTAGTTCTTGTAGCAGACGGAATGATATGGAGCGGATGCTCGAATGGGCTGCTTATTCAGTGGGATGGGAATGGGAATCGCCTGCAAGACTTCCATCACGTCTCTTGTGCCGTTCTCTGCTTCTGTATGTTTGGAACACAAATATATGTGGGCTACATCAGTGGACTGGTCCAGATATTGGATCTCGAGGGGAATGTACTTGCTGGGTGGATAGCCCACAGCAGCCCCGTGATAAAATTGGCTGTCGGCGGTGGGAATCATATTTACAGTTTGGCAACTCATGGTGGAATACGAGGCTGGAGTGTTGCTTCTCCAGGACCCATCGATAACGTTATACGCACGGAGTTGGCCACGAAGGAAGTAATATACACGAGGTGGGACAATGTCAAGATATTGATTGGGACATGGAACGTTGGTCAAGGAAGAGCCTCTCAGGAAGCACTTATGTCGTGGTTGGGTTCTGTATCCTCAGATGTTGGGATTGTTGTTGTTGGGTGCCAAGAAGTGGAGATGGGAGCTGGTTTTCTCGCAATGTCAGCTGCAAAAGAATCT GTAGGACTTGAAGGGAGTGCTATTGGGCATTGGTGGCTTGACACAATCGGGAAGAGTTTGGATGAAGGGAACACTTTTGAGCGGATGGGGTCTAGGCAACTCGCCGGTTTGCTCATAGCTCTCTG GGTAAGAAAGAGCCTCAGAACGCATGTCGGGGATGTCGATGTCGCAGCAGTTCCCTGTGGTTTTGGCCGTGCTATTGGAAATAag GGAGGCGTAGGATTAAGAATTCGTGTATATGATCGGATAATGTGCTTTGTGAACTGTCACTTGGCTGCACATCTGGAGGCAGTCAATCGTCGGAATGCGGATTTTGATCACGTCTATCGGACAATGGCCTTCAGCCGGTCCTATAATGTTCTTAACTCTGCTGCTG CTGGAGTTTCTAGCTCTGCTCAGATGCCTCGAAATTCAAAt AATGCAAATAACAACACTGAAGAAGGGAGGCCTGATCTATCAGAAGCAGATATGGTTGTGTTTCTTGGTGACTTCAATTATCGGCTCTTTGGAATATCTTATGATGAAGCAAGGGACTTTGTCTCCCAAAGAAGCTTTGATTGGCTCAGAGAAAAGGATCAGCTGAGAGCAGAAATGAAGGCCGGGAAAGTCTTCCAAGGAATGAGGGAAGCACTCATCAGGTTCCCTCCAACTTACAAGTTCGAACGTCACAAGCCGGGTCTAGCAG GATATGATTCTGGGGAGAAGAAGCGAATTCCTGCGTGGTGTGACAGAATATTATATCGGGACAACCGGTCATCCTCAGACTCAGAATGCAGCTTAGAGTGCCCTGTTGTCGCGTCCATAATGCT GTatgaagcatgcatggatgtAACTGATAGTGATCACAAGCCTGTACGGTGCAAGTATAGCGTGAATATTGCCCACGTTGATCGATCAGTGAGGAGGGAGGAATTGGGGAAGATTGTCACATCGAACGAGAATATCAGGTCCATGCTAGAAGAAATACGGTACGTTCCAGAGACTATTGTGAGCACAGACAACATTTGTCTCAAGAACCAGGACACTCATATCCTGAGGATCACTAACCGAAGCTCCAAGGACACGGCGGTCTTTAAGTTCATATGTGAAGGTCAGACCACTGTGAAGGAGGATGCTCAATCATCACCGGATTATCACCCGAGAGGTTCATATGGCCTCCCAAGATGGCTCGAG ATCACACCAGCAGCTGGCATAATCAAACCTGAGCAATTTGTGGATGTCCCGATACACCATGAAGAATTCCACACGCTCGAGGAATTCGTGGAAGGAATCCCCCAGAACTGGTGGTCTGAGGACACCAGAGACAAGGAAGTAATTTTAAGCTTAGTAATCCAAGGAAGTTGCTCTACCGAAGTGAGGAGTCATCGGATCCATGTCCGCCATTGCTTCTCAGGAAAGACGGTCCGCATGGATTCCAAGTCCAACAGCATTTCTAAGAAAGGGCAAGGTGGAGGCGGCGGCAGTTCTAATCAGAGGACCGACCATAAATCACTCAACAGTTCCAATGACGGGAATATCGACCAACAGCATTTCTAA
- the LOC116204464 gene encoding type I inositol polyphosphate 5-phosphatase 13-like isoform X1, translating into MDNRRMEDEDRDALASLSSTPPARKIHSYSQQLRASSATSHHRRSQIRKHSLDEERIPKNLGQFCESSDDDTEDFFPYSSTTASAAPDDDSVDLTYLSASRRISDPGDDPPPLPEFVGSGGGSGIFRVPIRAAVHPGRPPCHELRPHPLKETQVGKFLRNIACTDTQLWAGQESGVRFWNFDSAFEAGWGLGGRVRRGDEDAAPFHESVTTSPTLCLIVDSANRLVWSGHKDGRIRSWKMDQPVDDDTHFKEGLSWQAHRGPVHTMVMTSYGDLWSGGEGGVIKIWPWETIEKSLSLSSEEKHMAALLVERSFIDLKSQVTVNGTCSISSSDIKILLSDNVRGKVWAAQPLSFSLWSGRTRELLKVFNIEGQIENRADISPSPDQSVEDEMKVKFMATSKKEKPQGLLQRSRNAIMGAADAVRRVATKGAGAFVEDNKKTEALVLVADGMIWSGCSNGLLIQWDGNGNRLQDFHHVSCAVLCFCMFGTQIYVGYISGLVQILDLEGNVLAGWIAHSSPVIKLAVGGGNHIYSLATHGGIRGWSVASPGPIDNVIRTELATKEVIYTRWDNVKILIGTWNVGQGRASQEALMSWLGSVSSDVGIVVVGCQEVEMGAGFLAMSAAKESVGLEGSAIGHWWLDTIGKSLDEGNTFERMGSRQLAGLLIALWVRKSLRTHVGDVDVAAVPCGFGRAIGNKGGVGLRIRVYDRIMCFVNCHLAAHLEAVNRRNADFDHVYRTMAFSRSYNVLNSAAGMLPYLILSCYLAFSMYLFWLLYSSGLPFVLSVAAGVSSSAQMPRNSNNANNNTEEGRPDLSEADMVVFLGDFNYRLFGISYDEARDFVSQRSFDWLREKDQLRAEMKAGKVFQGMREALIRFPPTYKFERHKPGLAGYDSGEKKRIPAWCDRILYRDNRSSSDSECSLECPVVASIMLYEACMDVTDSDHKPVRCKYSVNIAHVDRSVRREELGKIVTSNENIRSMLEEIRYVPETIVSTDNICLKNQDTHILRITNRSSKDTAVFKFICEGQTTVKEDAQSSPDYHPRGSYGLPRWLEITPAAGIIKPEQFVDVPIHHEEFHTLEEFVEGIPQNWWSEDTRDKEVILSLVIQGSCSTEVRSHRIHVRHCFSGKTVRMDSKSNSISKKGQGGGGGSSNQRTDHKSLNSSNDGNIDQQHF; encoded by the exons ATGGACAACCGCCGGATGGAGGACGAGGACAGGGACGCCCTCGCTTCCCTCAGCTCCACCCCCCCCGCCCGCAAGATCCACTCCTACAGCCAGCAGCTTCGCGCCTCCTCCGCCACCTCTCACCACCGCCGCTCCCAGATCCGCAAGCACTCCCTCGACGAGGAACGCATCCCCAAGAACCTCGGCCAGTTCTGCGAGTCCTCCGATGACGACACCGAGGACTTCTTCCCTTACTCATCCACCACCGCCTCCGCCGCCCCCGACGACGACTCCGTCGACCTCACCTACCTCTCCGCCTCCCGCCGCATCTCCGACCCCGGAGATGacccccctcccctccccgAGTTCGTCGGCAGCGGCGGTGGCTCCGGCATCTTCCGCGTCCCCATCAGAGCTGCCGTCCACCCTGGCCGCCCTCCCTGCCACGAACTGCGGCCCCACCCCCTGAAGGAGACTCAGGTTGGGAAATTCCTCCGGAACATCGCCTGTACGGACACCCAGCTGTGGGCCGGGCAGGAGAGCGGGGTCCGCTTCTGGAACTTTGACAGCGCCTTCGAGGCCGGGTGGGGGCTGGGTGGTCGGGTCCGGAGAGGGGACGAGGACGCTGCCCCTTTCCACGAGTCCGTCACGACCTCCCCTACCTTGTGCCTGATCGTGGACAGCGCGAATCGGCTCGTGTGGAGTGGCCACAAGGATGGGAGGATTCGGTCTTGGAAGATGGATCAGCCCGTGGACGACGACACCCATTTCAAGGAAGGCCTTTCTTGGCAGGCCCACCGCGGTCCTGTTCATACCATGGTTATGACTTCCTATG GTGACCTTTGGTCTGGCGGTGAAGGTGGCGTAATTAAGATCTGGCCGTGGGAAACCATTGAGAAATCTCTGTCTCTGTCATCGGAAGAAAAGCACATGGCTGCTCTACTCGTGGAGAGATCTTTCATCGACCTTAAGAGCCAAGTCACCGTTAATGGTACTTGCAGCATATCTTCTTCAGATATTAAGATCTTGTTGTCAGATAATGTTAGAGGCAAAGTTTGGGCCGCTCAGcctctctcattctctctatg GAGTGGTCGCACAAGGGAACTCTTGAAAGTGTTCAATATAGAGGGTCAGATTGAGAATCGGGCTGACATCTCACCTTCCCCAGATCAATCAGTAGAAGACGAAATGAAGGTCAAATTCATGGCCACATCGAAGAAGGAGAAGCCTCAGGGTCTCCTGCAGAGGTCGCGGAATGCTATAATGGGAGCTGCCGATGCTGTCCGTCGAGTAGCAACCAAAGGTGCTGGTGCGTTTGTGGAAGATAATAAGAAGACAGAAGCATTAGTTCTTGTAGCAGACGGAATGATATGGAGCGGATGCTCGAATGGGCTGCTTATTCAGTGGGATGGGAATGGGAATCGCCTGCAAGACTTCCATCACGTCTCTTGTGCCGTTCTCTGCTTCTGTATGTTTGGAACACAAATATATGTGGGCTACATCAGTGGACTGGTCCAGATATTGGATCTCGAGGGGAATGTACTTGCTGGGTGGATAGCCCACAGCAGCCCCGTGATAAAATTGGCTGTCGGCGGTGGGAATCATATTTACAGTTTGGCAACTCATGGTGGAATACGAGGCTGGAGTGTTGCTTCTCCAGGACCCATCGATAACGTTATACGCACGGAGTTGGCCACGAAGGAAGTAATATACACGAGGTGGGACAATGTCAAGATATTGATTGGGACATGGAACGTTGGTCAAGGAAGAGCCTCTCAGGAAGCACTTATGTCGTGGTTGGGTTCTGTATCCTCAGATGTTGGGATTGTTGTTGTTGGGTGCCAAGAAGTGGAGATGGGAGCTGGTTTTCTCGCAATGTCAGCTGCAAAAGAATCT GTAGGACTTGAAGGGAGTGCTATTGGGCATTGGTGGCTTGACACAATCGGGAAGAGTTTGGATGAAGGGAACACTTTTGAGCGGATGGGGTCTAGGCAACTCGCCGGTTTGCTCATAGCTCTCTG GGTAAGAAAGAGCCTCAGAACGCATGTCGGGGATGTCGATGTCGCAGCAGTTCCCTGTGGTTTTGGCCGTGCTATTGGAAATAag GGAGGCGTAGGATTAAGAATTCGTGTATATGATCGGATAATGTGCTTTGTGAACTGTCACTTGGCTGCACATCTGGAGGCAGTCAATCGTCGGAATGCGGATTTTGATCACGTCTATCGGACAATGGCCTTCAGCCGGTCCTATAATGTTCTTAACTCTGCTGCTGGTATGCTGCCATACCTGATTTTGTCTTGCTATCTTGCCTTCTCCATGTATTTATTTTGGCTACTCTATTCTTCTGGGTTGCCGTTCGTCCTCTCTGTTGCAGCTGGAGTTTCTAGCTCTGCTCAGATGCCTCGAAATTCAAAt AATGCAAATAACAACACTGAAGAAGGGAGGCCTGATCTATCAGAAGCAGATATGGTTGTGTTTCTTGGTGACTTCAATTATCGGCTCTTTGGAATATCTTATGATGAAGCAAGGGACTTTGTCTCCCAAAGAAGCTTTGATTGGCTCAGAGAAAAGGATCAGCTGAGAGCAGAAATGAAGGCCGGGAAAGTCTTCCAAGGAATGAGGGAAGCACTCATCAGGTTCCCTCCAACTTACAAGTTCGAACGTCACAAGCCGGGTCTAGCAG GATATGATTCTGGGGAGAAGAAGCGAATTCCTGCGTGGTGTGACAGAATATTATATCGGGACAACCGGTCATCCTCAGACTCAGAATGCAGCTTAGAGTGCCCTGTTGTCGCGTCCATAATGCT GTatgaagcatgcatggatgtAACTGATAGTGATCACAAGCCTGTACGGTGCAAGTATAGCGTGAATATTGCCCACGTTGATCGATCAGTGAGGAGGGAGGAATTGGGGAAGATTGTCACATCGAACGAGAATATCAGGTCCATGCTAGAAGAAATACGGTACGTTCCAGAGACTATTGTGAGCACAGACAACATTTGTCTCAAGAACCAGGACACTCATATCCTGAGGATCACTAACCGAAGCTCCAAGGACACGGCGGTCTTTAAGTTCATATGTGAAGGTCAGACCACTGTGAAGGAGGATGCTCAATCATCACCGGATTATCACCCGAGAGGTTCATATGGCCTCCCAAGATGGCTCGAG ATCACACCAGCAGCTGGCATAATCAAACCTGAGCAATTTGTGGATGTCCCGATACACCATGAAGAATTCCACACGCTCGAGGAATTCGTGGAAGGAATCCCCCAGAACTGGTGGTCTGAGGACACCAGAGACAAGGAAGTAATTTTAAGCTTAGTAATCCAAGGAAGTTGCTCTACCGAAGTGAGGAGTCATCGGATCCATGTCCGCCATTGCTTCTCAGGAAAGACGGTCCGCATGGATTCCAAGTCCAACAGCATTTCTAAGAAAGGGCAAGGTGGAGGCGGCGGCAGTTCTAATCAGAGGACCGACCATAAATCACTCAACAGTTCCAATGACGGGAATATCGACCAACAGCATTTCTAA